The Mustela nigripes isolate SB6536 chromosome 11, MUSNIG.SB6536, whole genome shotgun sequence genomic interval TCATAGCTCCTGGCACTGGTGCTGGCCACCCACTCCAGCTCCACACGTGCCGACATGCAGCACAGCCAGACTATAAACCCTTTCCCAGAGAAACAGGAGCATAGAAaaagggcagggggcggggactGCCAGACTCTGCAGACCTGCTGGTTTTCAGTTCCCTCACCTGCTGTCTGGGGCGGCTGGGTAGGGCACAAAACCGCTGCTGGAAGTGTGGGGACAGCACAGGGCTAGATCAGGGCCCCCAACCGGTCCTGCAGCTATAAGACTCTGACCAGCTCACTCTGCCTAGGGCATCCACCTAAGGATCCCCCACACAGGGGCAGCCTTCCACAGCACTAGCTTAGTGAGAAATGGGCCTCTGAAATTCTAAATCCTATAGTTCTGATAGATCGGCCAGAAGTTTCCAGACATTTGCATCAACAAAACTGTAACAATTTTTTAGACTAAAGTTGTCAACTTATTTTTCCTGTGAGCAAGAgtcaagaaaacacaaaaaacaaaaaacaacaacaacaacaaaaaaaaaacaaataccaccgTCATTTCCAAAAAGTGctttgacaccaaaaacaaacgTTAAAAAATCCAACTTTGGAATAAAAAATTCTCTAGGAAAAAATGGCAGTGAGTAACTGtccactaaacaaacaaaaatcactcAATTATTCagcaaacacatgcacacaaacacaggaGCATTTGTTTAAGCACAGGTTGCCTGGGCCTCCTCAGGGCTCTCAGAGCCACAGGACACCACTGTCTCTGTCCCAGGCCATTAGCAAGGACCAGCTCCCGCTGCAGAAGCAGGGGACAGCACCTGCCTGACACGGCAGTGATGCAGACTGGCAGGGGCCAGGGCCAGGCGGCACACACCACCCCCTCCTCATGTGGCCCCAGTGACCCCTGTCCCCGTGAGACTGACCCCACAAGTCTGTGGAAGCTCAAGTCCTCCAGGAGACCTGGCCCCTCTTTAATGGGTCTACAGCAAGCATTGCTAAGAACgctaaataaagtaaaataagactTCTTACAGCAAAACTATAAAAGGCACATCCTGGCAGAGGGAAGCCAAGATCTGCCAACAGACACACCCAGTCTTTCTCTTTACTTGGAGACCCATCCACGTGGAGGGCACTCACCTGAACTACCTGGCACCTGAACAGGCCCCCGCCAAGGTCAGGTGCCTTCTACCCAGAGAACACTCCCCCATACAAGGCACTCACAAGTACTTCCTGCTGGAAAAGGAACTGCCAGGGCACACACCTTCCACCCAGAGAACCCCCCCCACACCCTACAGCACCCATCTTCCACCCAGAGACCACCCCCCGCATCCCAGGGCATACACCTTCCacccagagacacacacataccccacccTGCACCCCAGGGCACGCACCTGCATGCTCTGCTGATACTGTGTCTGCAGAGAACCTGGGGCGGAGGTGACAGCATCCAGGCCAGACCCAGCCTCCACCCGCTGAGAGATGAAGTTGTTCAAAGACCGCAGCGTGGACAGCACAGTGGTGTTTTCCCCCAGGTCATCCATGGCCACTTTGCTTTtggaggaagacagggaggggTGACCGTGAGCCTCTGCAGGCACCATGAGCTCTACCAACAGCCCCACTCTCCCAGGGCTCTCTCTGAGTCCTTACACGACCCTACTGTAAATAAGCACATGTTTGCAGTTAGCTGGCAGCCAAGACTCATCTGTAAATTTGAGAGCCACTTGGCAAGGATGCCACGAGGACGAGTGTCCAGCATACATGTCCAGATGGCAGGGCTGCGACTGGCACACGGTTCATCACTCTGCCTGTAACTCCACACAGGACATCTCAGGCAGCACAACGGGCCAACTAGGTCTTTCCACACATATTTCACACATCATGAAAGTGGCACTTCAGAAAGTTACAGAACAGACTGGAACCCAGGTCTACGTCTAAAGTCCAGTGTGTACTGGACTGCGCAAGCCAGGGCATGgaggagagagcatgaacaaCAGCAAAGAACCAGCATCTGTGGGGCACCCCCAGGGcatgcttaagcatctgccttcagctcaggtcatgatcccagagttctgggatacagccccgtatcaggctccctactcagagggAAAACTGCTtgtccccacttgtgctcactctcttgctctctaataaataattaaaataaaataaaaagaacccacATCCCCAAACCTGTACTGACCATGGCCTGACGGCCGCCCACCCACCAACGGGTGGGTAACATCCCAGGTACAGTTAATGAGCAAAGGTATTAATTCCTACAGGTACATACCACATTCCACTTAGGTAAAAGGCCTGCTCACACAGACTATcctaaggattttttaaaagattttatttatttatttcacagaaagatagagcacaagtaggcagagcagcagacagagggagagggaaaagcaagctctccactgagcagagagtctgatgcgaggctccatcccaggaccctgggatcgtgacctgagccgaaggccgccgtttgactgagccacacaggcaccctggaCTTTCCCAAATATTAGACTGAAAATGCCTCCCAGCCAACACCCCAAAGGAAGAAAGTGAGGAATCTTAGTTTGACTCTGAATTCCTGTTCGAGGAGAACAGAGCCCTTCTCTGTAGGCCACGTTTGCATCCTGGACAATACACCTGTCTTAACCACTTCTCAATCACACTGTCAGTGAAAAACGGGCTGGGAGACAGAACAGGACAAGCACTGAGTGCTGAAAGCCTGGTAGATACAGGCCCAAGCGGCAGGAGATAGCACAGGTCTGCTCCAGAAGGCAAACCCCTTTGTTCCTCAGGTTAGACTGGGGCCATACTCTCCATCCCCTAATGGGAAACTTAGCCACCATGTTCTGCTCCGGACAGGCCATCCCCTGTAAGAACTGATGCATGTAATCCACTGGAATGAAGAGCACACACAGGTTTTCAACTGCCTGGAACTAAGCCGCTGCACAAGGCACGCGATTAGGCAGCAGCTCAAACTCCATCCTCTTTATGCCACAGACTCCAATCTTCAGCAACCCAACCACAGAAACCCAAGCCCGGGGAAATCACAACCCCTGGGCTGCGCGCGCAGAGCACGCTGCCTGTCAGCGGCCCTTCTCCGCCTGGGCACCGAACCAGTACTTCTGCCACCACTGGCAACTCCGGGCACAGGGCCGGCTCCGCCAGACCCCAGGCGCCGAGTCGGGGTCTGCCCCGCTCCGACCTCcgctcctctccccaccaccaaaGCAGACGGCTCGAACCGCAGCCCCCCTCCGACCCCGCTCTGACCCCAGTCCCGGCCCCGTCCCcgccccgctccccccccccagAGAAGCCGACTGGGACACCCGCTCCGCTCCGACCCCGCTCCGGTCCCGGTCCCGGCCCCTCGCACCGCTCCCCGCCACCAGAGAAGCCGACCTCGCTCCGGTGCCGGTTCCGgtcccggcccccgcccccgccccgctccccgcCACCAGAGAAGTCGGTACCGCTCCGACCCCGGTCCCGGTCCGACTCTGATCCCGGTCCGGGCCCCCACCACCAAAGAAGCCGACTCGGAACCCGGCCCCGCTCTGGCCCCGCTCTGACACCGGTCCCGGCCCCTCACCCGGCTCCCCGCCACGAGAAGCCGACTGGGACCCCGGCCCCGCTCCGAGGGACCGAGCGCGGCGGGGAGGAGGCCAACAGGCAGGAAAATGGGACAGCGCCCGCGTCCAGCGCgtcccccggccccggcccctgcCCCGGCCCGCCACCCACCGGCGCCCACCTGCGCCCACCGTGGACCCCGGCGCCAGGGAGCTAACCTCAGACCCGGGCGATCGCCGCCGCCGCTCAGATCTCCCTCCTCGGCGCCCGCGCCCGCGAATCGCGAGACCTGCCGCCGTGCTCTCGCGAGACTTGGGCAGGACGCGCCGTAAAGACCCAGGTCCGCGCACCACTGAGTCCTGGAAGCCCCGTGAGCGCCCCGGAGCCGCCGGCCCCCGGGAGACCTCGCCCGGAGGACTCTCACCACAGGCTAGCCAGCGGGCCGATCGGGGAGCCCGCCCCCCCGCAGTGGGACGGACATCCCTTGGGACGGTGGCCTCTCACCGTATTGTGTGGAATAGCACCGCCCAACGGTGGCCTCCTCAGGCCAAACTTTCCTGCTCTTGACAACTCCTAAAATTTTGCTGCACTACTGATTTGAATTAATACATCTTTACTTTTCTCTGGGCTCGTTGGCAAAGCAAAATACTCTGCTGCTAGGCTATCCTCCCAGGGCCCTCTGAGCTCCTACAGCCAGAGACCCTCGTCTAGTAACGGGGGTCATCGTCCTTCCTGAACCTCCTCCTCCCTGTCAGCCCCCACCCTGACGGAGCACCCGAGGATCTGCACCAACCACCCGCCCAGGGTCTGGAGGGTCTACTGCACCCCAAAGGTCTGACACCCCCCCAGAGTCTGAAGGGTTTGCACCCCCCAGGGGGTCTGCAGGGTCTGCACTGTGCCCCAAAGGTCAGAGTCTGAAGGatatgctccccacccccacccccggggctcTGGAGGGTCTGCATACCCCCCAGGGTCTGGAAGATCTGCAATGCCCCCCAGGGTGTGAAATAGGATGGGAACAGGGGAAGTGCTGGGGGTAGGACAGGGGAGTCTCAGACATAACTGACCACCACCAAATATAATGGAAAAATGCTAAATCCGGCTTTCAGCCACTTCAGAGTGCTAGACTGAGATCTCGGGCCCTCGCGGAGATTATGGGTATCTTCCATCCCTGAGATTTAATCAGTGATAGAGTCAATACACTCTTCATGAGGGATGAGCACGCCTCCAGGAAATGGCTTTGGAGAAaccaatttttataaaaacaaacttaaaagcATGGAAATCCATTAAAATCGCACAGTCTACATTGTTCTGTAAAGCCTCATTGAGTTCCTGGAAGAGAGTAGAAGGAAATAGATGCACACACTACATGGTTGCTTGCTCGGGCCACTGCCAGTCTTGGGGACACCCCCAGGATtccaggaacaaaacaaagcacatcCACCCCATGGGTAACTCACACCAAATGCCTTCCCTAACCGCAGGGGAACTCCCGCTACTTGAAGATGGGATTAACATATCATCCACCAGAGTGGTGGAGATTAATCCCCAGCTTGAAAGTTGAGGTCTGCACACTTAGCACTATATAAGCAAAATGACAAGGAGAAGACTGACTGCTGCAGTCAGTCAGtccaggggcaggggtggagacTTTCTCTGTGATGTGACAGTTACATGAAGGCCACACCAAGGCCCAAGTGTGCTGCCAGCACCTTGCCACTGTCCTTTCATCCTTTCCTCTCCGCCTCACGAATCACATCCTAGAGACGGTTTCTGATGGTACATCCCGGCCAGCGAATATTGTTTTGTTGTACCTTTTTGGCTTCAAACAAAGATCCACTTATCGTGCCTCCTGCATCCCCAGTCAAGCCCTGAATCCACTCCCCGCCCTCCTGCCACACTCCTGGCAAGAGCTCAGATGACACTTGCAGTGAACAAGGCTCAGAAATGACGGAAGAAACTCTCAGTCCTCTGCAAAATCCTTCCCTCTTTGGTACTGTGTGGCCAAGAGGTACACCTCTGCCGACTCCTTCCTGCTGGCTCTGGGTTTCACTGTCCTGGTGTTCTGGAACTGCCCTGTCAGTCGCTTCCGTAATGCCAGGCTCTGACTTCCAGCCCACGTTTTGCAAAGGAATGTTCCGCCAGGCTCCAGGACATCTGGAGTGAGGTCCAGAAGGGACGAGCACAAGCCAATGAGCCTGTCGTGATCCAGGCTGCGGATCCCTGTGGCATTGGGTGCCATGTCACTCAGAATCACATCTGCTCTCCCTCCAGGAAGCAGTTCTCGGATTCTCTGGAGGGTTCTTGGGTCAGTCACATCAGCGGGGCACAAGAAAGTTGCTCCTTCCAGGGGGAACACGTGAAGAAGATCAACCCCAAGCACAAAGCCAACGGGAGCACTGGGAtctaaagaagagaaagtgagTCCATTATTTACATCCTGAACCATCCctcagaaatacaaagagaaaaatggaaataaaaggtcAGGAAGTCAGGACGAAGGACAGGAGC includes:
- the LOC132027267 gene encoding proline-rich protein 2-like, producing MFCSGQAIPFPAPSPPRSPPPEKPTGTPAPLRPRSGPGPGPSHRSPPPEKPTSLRCRFRSRPPPPPRSPPPEKSKPTRNPAPLWPRSDTGPGPSPGSPPREADWDPGPAPRDRARRGGGQQAGKWDSARVQRVPRPRPLPRPATHRRPPAPTVDPGARELTSDPGDRRRRSDLPPRRPRPRIARPAAVLSRDLGRTRRKDPGPRTTESWKPRERPGAAGPRETSPGGLSPQASQRADRGARPPAVGRTSLGTVASHPPTLTEHPRICTNHPPRVWRVYCTPKV
- the MRM2 gene encoding rRNA methyltransferase 2, mitochondrial is translated as MARSWKLIGTTLRCQRFHAARSHCKGRTGAEHLWLTRHFKDPFVKAAKVESYRCRSAFKLLEVDDRHKILRPGLRVLDCGAAPGAWSQVAVQRVNAAGTDPSAPVGFVLGVDLLHVFPLEGATFLCPADVTDPRTLQRIRELLPGGRADVILSDMAPNATGIRSLDHDRLIGLCSSLLDLTPDVLEPGGTFLCKTWAGSQSLALRKRLTGQFQNTRTVKPRASRKESAEVYLLATQYQRGKDFAED